Proteins encoded together in one Anoxybacillus flavithermus window:
- a CDS encoding recombinase family protein — protein MNAIIYCRVSTTKEAQETSLQRQKEELQQLAKEYEMNVIKIIEEQASGYDIEREGIMELLDTMKQHRIDVVLVQDETRLGRGNAKIALLRCLQKEGIRVYTVSHRGELQLSEADSMVLEIISIVEEYQRKIHNLKIKRGMQRAVQNGYRPENNLRNIGGHAGRDRKDVPIEDIVRLRQNGLTFTEIAATLRSFGYDVSKATVHRRYKEYEQLVNKEKFLYDDTSKKINTKE, from the coding sequence ATGAACGCGATTATTTATTGTCGTGTAAGTACGACAAAAGAGGCACAAGAAACATCGCTGCAAAGACAAAAAGAAGAGCTTCAGCAACTTGCTAAGGAATACGAAATGAATGTGATCAAGATCATTGAAGAACAGGCAAGTGGTTACGACATTGAACGCGAAGGAATTATGGAGTTGCTTGATACGATGAAACAACATCGCATCGACGTCGTTCTCGTTCAAGATGAAACAAGACTTGGACGAGGAAATGCAAAAATTGCTCTTCTTCGTTGTTTACAAAAGGAAGGGATTCGCGTGTATACGGTAAGTCATCGCGGGGAGCTTCAATTATCAGAAGCAGACTCGATGGTGTTAGAGATTATTAGTATTGTTGAAGAATACCAAAGAAAGATACATAACTTAAAAATTAAACGCGGTATGCAACGAGCTGTCCAAAACGGATATCGTCCAGAAAACAATTTGCGCAACATTGGTGGACACGCTGGACGCGATCGGAAAGATGTGCCGATTGAAGATATTGTTCGTTTACGCCAAAATGGCTTAACGTTTACAGAAATTGCGGCTACGCTTCGTTCATTTGGTTATGATGTATCTAAAGCGACTGTTCATCGGCGATACAAAGAATACGAACAACTTGTCAACAAAGAAAAGTTTTTGTATGATGATACGAGCAAAAAAATCAATACAAAGGAATGA
- a CDS encoding DUF896 domain-containing protein has translation MLSSEKIARINALAKKAKLEGLTAEEKQEQLQLRAEYIAAFRESMIETLHAVKVIDPNGNDVTPTKLKDSKKKRLH, from the coding sequence ATGTTATCTTCTGAAAAAATTGCACGAATTAATGCATTAGCTAAAAAAGCAAAACTAGAAGGGCTGACAGCGGAAGAGAAGCAAGAGCAGCTGCAGCTCCGCGCTGAGTATATTGCAGCGTTTCGCGAGTCGATGATTGAAACGTTGCATGCTGTAAAAGTGATTGATCCAAATGGCAATGATGTCACACCAACAAAATTAAAGGATAGTAAGAAAAAACGCCTGCATTAA
- a CDS encoding cytochrome c biogenesis CcdA family protein, with translation MDIQLFVAFGAGVLSFISPCCLPLYPAFLSYITGVSVSDLKSDYALLQKRSLLHTLFFLLGFSFIFIAIGFGTSILGRFFHTYQDLIRQIGAILMVFFGFVIIGIFKPTFLMTDRRLSFQQRPSGYIGSFLIGMAFAAGWTPCTGSILVSVIALAATNPSLGVVYMTAYSLGFALPFLLLSFFIGKMGWIRKHHVKLMKVGGYVMIGMGVVLFFDWMTKITIYMTNIFGGFTGF, from the coding sequence ATGGACATTCAACTGTTTGTTGCGTTTGGGGCAGGTGTGTTGTCGTTTATTTCTCCTTGCTGTTTGCCGCTTTACCCAGCCTTTTTATCATATATTACGGGAGTTTCAGTTAGTGATTTAAAGTCTGATTATGCATTGTTACAAAAAAGAAGTTTGTTACATACGTTATTTTTTTTGCTCGGTTTTTCTTTTATCTTTATTGCGATCGGTTTCGGCACATCGATTCTTGGACGTTTTTTTCATACGTACCAAGATCTTATTCGGCAAATTGGTGCAATACTGATGGTGTTTTTCGGATTTGTTATTATCGGCATCTTTAAGCCGACCTTTTTAATGACGGATCGTCGTTTATCCTTTCAACAACGTCCATCAGGTTACATCGGATCTTTTCTTATTGGCATGGCGTTTGCTGCCGGTTGGACGCCGTGTACAGGTTCGATTTTAGTATCCGTGATTGCTCTAGCAGCGACAAACCCAAGTTTAGGTGTAGTGTATATGACGGCGTATTCACTCGGTTTTGCTTTGCCTTTTTTGCTTTTATCGTTTTTTATTGGGAAAATGGGTTGGATTCGGAAACATCATGTTAAGCTAATGAAAGTCGGCGGATATGTCATGATAGGCATGGGGGTTGTACTGTTTTTTGATTGGATGACGAAAATTACGATTTATATGACAAACATATTTGGTGGCTTTACAGGTTTCTAG
- the yneA gene encoding cell division suppressor protein YneA: MSKIHYIIMILFSFLFVWAFVHVTQSVDKEKYVEITVSAGDTLWGLAEQYKHEHQLSRQQFIEWVMKVNKRSDDQLIVGEKIVIPVLKSNSENQLVANKP, encoded by the coding sequence ATGAGCAAAATACATTATATAATAATGATCTTATTTAGCTTTTTGTTTGTATGGGCATTTGTGCATGTCACACAATCTGTTGATAAAGAAAAATATGTGGAGATTACGGTATCAGCTGGCGATACACTATGGGGGCTTGCAGAGCAATATAAACATGAACATCAATTGTCACGGCAACAATTCATTGAATGGGTAATGAAAGTAAATAAACGTTCAGACGATCAATTGATCGTTGGTGAGAAAATTGTCATACCTGTGTTAAAATCAAATAGCGAAAATCAGCTCGTTGCTAATAAACCATAA
- the tkt gene encoding transketolase: MTHSIEQLSIAAIRTLSIDAIEKANSGHPGMPMGVAPMAYTLWTKFMNHNPRNPKWFNRDRFVLSAGHGSMLLYSLLHLSGYDVTMEDIKQFRQWGSKTPGHPEYGHTPGVEATTGPLGQGIAMAVGMAMAERHLAATYNKDNFEIINHFTYAICGDGDLMEGVSAEAASLAGHLKLGRLIVLYDSNDISLDGELHLSFSESVEQRFKAYGWQYIRVEDGNNIEEIAQAIAEAQKDLERPTLIEVKTIIGYGSPNKAGTADVHGAPLGKDEIKLTKEAYKWTFEEDFYVPDEVYAHFEKVVKEAGEKKEAEWNALFAEYEKAYPDLAKQLKMAIEGKLPEGWEKALPVYAEGKSLATRASSGEVLNAIAKVVPQFLGGSADLAGSNKTLIKGAGDFLPGSYEGRNIWFGVREFAMGAALNGMALHGGVKVYGGTFFVFSDYLRPAIRLAALMGLPVTYVFTHDSIAVGEDGPTHEPIEQLASLRAMPNVCVIRPADANETAAAWRLAVESTDRPTALVLTRQNLPTLATTAERAYEGVKRGAYVVSEAQGEVQALLLASGSEVSLAVEAQKALANEGIHVSVVSMPSWDRFEAQPAEYKESVIPKRVKKRLAIEMGSSLGWERYTGDEGDILAIDRFGASAPGEKIMQEYGFTVENVVARVKALLNK, translated from the coding sequence ATGACACACTCTATCGAACAATTGTCGATTGCGGCAATTCGCACATTGTCGATCGATGCCATTGAAAAAGCAAATTCAGGTCACCCAGGAATGCCGATGGGAGTTGCACCGATGGCGTATACGCTATGGACAAAGTTTATGAACCATAATCCGCGCAACCCAAAATGGTTTAATCGTGACCGCTTTGTATTATCGGCAGGACACGGTTCGATGTTATTGTATAGCTTGCTTCATTTAAGTGGCTACGATGTTACGATGGAAGACATTAAGCAGTTTCGCCAATGGGGAAGTAAAACACCGGGGCATCCCGAATACGGTCATACACCAGGTGTCGAAGCAACGACTGGACCGCTTGGGCAAGGGATTGCGATGGCTGTTGGAATGGCGATGGCAGAGCGTCATTTAGCAGCTACATACAACAAAGACAATTTCGAAATTATTAACCATTTTACATATGCGATTTGCGGCGACGGTGATTTAATGGAAGGAGTTTCTGCTGAAGCTGCTTCGTTAGCTGGTCACTTAAAACTTGGCCGCCTCATCGTTCTTTATGATTCAAATGATATTTCGCTAGATGGCGAATTACATCTTTCGTTTTCAGAAAGCGTTGAGCAACGTTTCAAAGCGTATGGATGGCAATATATTCGTGTCGAAGATGGAAATAACATTGAAGAAATTGCTCAAGCGATTGCTGAAGCTCAAAAAGATTTGGAGCGCCCGACGTTAATTGAAGTAAAAACAATAATCGGTTACGGTTCACCAAACAAAGCGGGAACAGCTGATGTACATGGCGCTCCGCTAGGTAAAGATGAAATTAAGTTAACAAAAGAAGCATATAAATGGACGTTTGAAGAAGATTTTTACGTTCCAGATGAAGTATATGCTCATTTTGAAAAAGTAGTTAAAGAAGCCGGAGAGAAAAAAGAAGCTGAGTGGAATGCTTTATTTGCTGAATATGAAAAAGCATATCCAGATTTAGCGAAACAGCTAAAAATGGCGATTGAAGGTAAACTTCCTGAAGGTTGGGAAAAAGCGTTGCCTGTATATGCTGAAGGGAAGAGTCTAGCAACACGTGCTTCTTCTGGAGAAGTATTGAATGCTATCGCAAAAGTTGTGCCACAATTTTTAGGTGGATCCGCAGACTTAGCAGGTTCAAATAAAACGTTGATTAAAGGAGCAGGAGACTTCTTACCTGGAAGTTATGAAGGTCGTAACATTTGGTTTGGTGTACGTGAATTTGCGATGGGCGCAGCGTTAAATGGTATGGCGCTCCATGGCGGTGTAAAAGTGTACGGTGGTACGTTCTTCGTCTTTTCAGATTATTTACGTCCAGCGATTCGACTTGCTGCACTTATGGGATTGCCTGTCACATATGTATTTACGCACGATAGCATTGCTGTTGGTGAGGATGGTCCAACGCATGAGCCAATTGAACAACTCGCTTCATTAAGAGCGATGCCAAATGTATGCGTCATTCGTCCGGCAGATGCGAACGAAACAGCAGCTGCATGGCGGTTAGCGGTAGAATCTACGGATCGTCCGACAGCGCTTGTGTTGACACGTCAAAACCTTCCTACGCTAGCGACAACAGCAGAGCGTGCGTATGAAGGAGTGAAAAGAGGAGCGTATGTTGTTTCTGAAGCTCAAGGAGAAGTACAAGCCCTGTTGCTAGCATCTGGTTCAGAAGTTAGCCTAGCAGTAGAGGCACAAAAAGCGTTAGCGAATGAAGGAATTCATGTTTCTGTTGTGAGCATGCCTTCATGGGACCGTTTTGAGGCTCAGCCAGCTGAGTATAAAGAAAGCGTCATTCCAAAACGTGTGAAAAAACGTCTTGCGATTGAAATGGGCTCATCTCTTGGTTGGGAGCGTTATACAGGCGATGAAGGCGATATTTTAGCCATTGATCGCTTTGGAGCTTCTGCCCCTGGAGAAAAAATTATGCAAGAATACGGATTTACAGTGGAAAACGTTGTTGCCCGAGTCAAAGCGTTGTTAAACAAATAA
- the lexA gene encoding transcriptional repressor LexA produces MAKLSKRQQQILDFIKQEVRTKGYPPSVREIGEAVGLASSSTVHGHLARLENKGFIRRDPTKPRAIEILDEHESIPRTNVINVPIVGKVTAGQPITAIENIEEYFPLPERFVSPDDQVFMLQIVGENMIEAGILDGDYVIVRQQQTANNGDIVVAMTEDHEATVKRFFKEKDHIRLQPENSSMEPIIVQNATILGKVIGVYRSIH; encoded by the coding sequence ATGGCGAAATTATCAAAACGACAACAACAAATTTTGGACTTTATTAAACAAGAAGTGCGCACGAAAGGGTATCCACCATCTGTGAGGGAAATTGGCGAGGCAGTTGGTTTAGCTTCAAGTTCTACCGTTCACGGACATTTAGCTCGTTTAGAAAACAAAGGGTTCATTAGACGTGATCCAACAAAACCTCGTGCCATTGAGATTTTGGACGAACATGAATCCATCCCGAGAACAAATGTCATCAATGTCCCAATCGTCGGAAAAGTCACAGCCGGACAACCAATTACTGCAATTGAAAATATTGAAGAATACTTCCCCCTCCCAGAACGGTTCGTCTCACCAGATGATCAAGTATTTATGTTGCAAATTGTCGGAGAAAACATGATTGAAGCCGGTATTTTAGACGGAGACTACGTAATCGTCCGTCAACAACAAACAGCAAATAATGGGGATATCGTTGTAGCGATGACGGAAGATCATGAAGCGACAGTAAAACGGTTTTTTAAAGAAAAAGATCATATCCGTTTGCAACCTGAGAACTCTTCAATGGAGCCGATCATTGTCCAAAACGCTACAATTTTAGGAAAAGTCATCGGCGTATATCGATCTATCCATTAA
- a CDS encoding YneF family protein: MWEMILVGIVALAAGVALGFFIARKTMMNYLKKNPPINEQMIRMMMMQMGMTPSQKKINQMMKAMNNQLK, encoded by the coding sequence ATGTGGGAAATGATTTTAGTAGGCATTGTAGCGCTTGCTGCTGGCGTTGCGCTCGGATTTTTTATCGCGCGTAAAACAATGATGAACTACTTAAAGAAAAATCCACCGATTAATGAACAAATGATTCGAATGATGATGATGCAAATGGGAATGACGCCATCGCAAAAAAAGATCAACCAAATGATGAAAGCGATGAACAATCAGTTGAAATAA